TTTATGAAGACTGCATTATTTTTCAGAGCAGAAATAGCATAAGCAtcagtatttttctttcttctctctctctctctctctctctctctctctctctctctctctctctctctctctctctctctctctctctcagttttgGCTTCAGTGATAAGCAGACAGTAAAAGGCCATGTTCCAGTTGGTCTTTATGGTAACGGCTTTAAGTCTGGCTCCATGCGCTTGGGGAAGGATGCCATCGTGTTCTCAAAGAAAGCCAACTCCATGTGTGTGGGTTTTCTGTCACAAACATACCTCAAAGCGATAGGAGCACAGAATATCATAGTGCCTATTGTCATGTTCACCAAAACTGGCCAGACTGATATCCTTTACCTAGCAACAGAGAAATAGATGGCTAGATGAAGCACTTAACTTGACACTTCTAAAGGATTTTTAGAACTTCaggagatgaaaaagaaaaacaaaacacaaatttatACTGCTACATTGTCTGCATCCTCAAACATAGAAGATTTTATTGCTGATACTGCTTCATAGCTGTGCCTACCCCAATTATAGCCACTCCACCTATTGGTGATCATGTGCATGCCCCAAGGCATGTCTCACTCTGCATCAGGGTCCACACTGTCCTATAACAGTATTCACATCATCAACAGTGCGCActtcatctgtatggactgcactgacttacaccaaatacacacacttctaatatacatccatcaacttgtttacatgctgcttacattcatcaaactgtttacatgcttacattcatcagactgtttacatgcttaatgtttacaaactgtttacatgctctTTGCACACTCTGtataacatttcagtcatttggcacatactgtacaatatttcagttgttgctgtttttgcacaatcttatACACTCTTATAcaatctcagggacctgctgctaagaaactgtgttcattctaatattactgcaagcaatattgtctgaacatacagtattttcatacagtatttacactggtcggtcggtatactgtcttttgtgtattgtcttttttgtattttgtgtattgtaactttttgtctgcactgtcttttgttctgcactgtcttgtctgtcttgtttgtcttgtcctgcactgtttgcaccagattgcacagttgcactttatgtggctaggactaacttaagtcctagccctgtctttgttttatgtagcaccttgatcctggagaaacgttgtctcatttcactatgtactgcaacagctatatatggttgaaataacaataaaagcttcttgacttgacttgcatagaacagatatatatatatatatatatatatatatatatatatatatatatatatatatatatatacatatatcaagtcaagtcaagaagcttttattgtcatttcaaaactATATAGcagttgcagtacacagtgaaatgagacaatgtttctccaagACCATGCtgttacatagaacaaagacagagctaaggacgtaagtaagttagtcctagacacataaagtgcatctgtgcaacctggtgcaaacagtgcaagaaaaaagacaaaaggacagtgcaggacaaaacacagtgcaaacaaacaatacaaggcattacacaaaagacaatacacaaaagcagcactgaccagtgtaatAACCGAATGttctatattgcatgtgcagaaatactttACTTAAACTATATATCTACTTAAACTACCATAATACCCCTGATTTGTTAAACATATTGTATAGTAAGTACAGTGAAACTATCACAAAATTTGTGTTGTAATAAAAGTGAGTAATGTGACAGAAAGGTAAACAAATCTTTTCTGAATATTTGAAAAGTCTTCTGTGCAGTTTGTTCCTTAACATTGTGGCTCACTCAGTGCTCATCCAGAGCATGCAGACTGTCTTCAACATATCCTGGAATATTCACTCTTTAACACAAAGGAAGAACTACTCTCTGAGTTCAGTGTTATCGAGGGGTTAAGCGTCCACGCAAGTGGAACCAGAATCATCATCTGGAACTTACGCAGGTGAACATGCACAGAGTTaaataatgttgttttaaataagtACACTGTTTAAATGACATTTGTATCACATTTAATTGTAATTTCGAGGTCTGTTCTAGATTTAGGtggtttaatttaaattgaTTCAATTATAGGTGCAACAGAACAATGGTTTATAACAAACACTGGAAATGGTTTGCttgtacaaatgtttttttttcttcttccttattatttttttaactattcGTCTGCAGAACATCTTCAGGAGAATTAGAATTTGATTTCATGAAGGACCCCTACGACATCCGGATCCCTATTGATGTGTACGAGAGCACCAGAgagccaaaaaaacaacaaaatcagacaTGCATGTCAGTTCCTGAGAGTGAATATTCACTGCGGGTGAGAACTTTGTAATGACTGATTCAAAAACATCAGTTcctcaatcaaatcaaattaagaGATAATCAACAAAAAGGGGGTGGGGGAAAACCACAGTGTTTCTAATTGCACAAAGAAAACCATTTGTGATATTCAGTCTACATAAATGTCCTGGGTCTGTGGTGGATGCAGATGTGGCAGCCAGCTTTGTCAGCAGACAGATTTTCTgagattttaaaatcttttaaccACTGCTTAAGTAGTCAGTAGTTGTCTTTTTCTCTTGAGCCAGGCATACAGCAGTATCCTGTACCTGAAGCCAAGAATGCAGATTATCATCCAAGGACAGAAACTCAGTTTGTCACTAAAAGTCTAGCAAAAGTCTTAAAGAACACATACAAACCTTGAAATCACGTATCGtaatgcaaatattaaaaaagtaaacctataaattattaattagaaTTAATGGTTCAAGAAATGTTTAATGTCATGATCCTTAAGCTTTTGTcttagaaagagaaaataacaaTCACCTTTGGCTACAATGCAAAGAGCAAGGATCATTATGGCATCATGATGTACAACAAAAACCGACTCATCAAAGCCTATGAGCGTGTCGCCTGTCAGCGCAGGGTGAGGATCAAATAgtttgtatacattttatctttattcatTATAAGCTGTATGCCTTTTAtgcactttttttaatctgaatgaatttaccaaaaaaagagaaaaaaggcaaacaatgggcatagaaaaagaaaaatagtgtGAGAAGACTAGAAGACTTTATTATCATTTCACCCATATACAGCTGTTGCTTACCATAAAACAAAGTCAGAGCTAAGGAcatagtaagtagtcctagccacataaagtgcatctgtgcagccTGGTGCAaatagtgcaggacaaaagtgtgtgtgtgtgtgtgtgtgtgtgtgtgtgtgtgtgtgtgtgtgtgtgtgtgtgtgtgtgtgtgtgtgtgtgtgtgtgtgtgtattgtgctcagtacagttcagttcagtttaagatttctcttcactgaaACGATGGGGCAAAAACATTTTCCTAGCATGACAGTTCACAAATCTATAAACATTTGGTTTGCAAGGGTTAGAGTACACAATCTTAAATGGCCTAAACAGAGCCCTGAACACCCTTTGGAACACTTTGAATTGGAACACTGATTGCACCCAATGCCTTCTCCCTCAACAAGCTCACTTGTTGCTTAATGGGCAAATCTCCAAAGCCACATTCCATAATCCAGGGCAAAGCCTTACTGGGAGAGTCAAGATtattagatggatggatggaaggatggatggatgaatggatggatggatggatggatagatagatagatagatagatagatagatagatagatagatagatagatagatagatagatagatagatagatagatagatagatagatataaccCAAGCTCTGGATTGAAACAGCTGTAAAATTGCAATGCGACCGACTGTGTCACCACATCAGCATCCATAACATGACATATCCATAAAGAATCcatataattttttgtttgcttttttttcatcaaaGGTAGGGCATTGATGTTAGGACAATTACATCCACAATTGTGAACTAATCtggatatttaaaaattaattgggagccatttgtttgttaaaaagtGCTGTCAGCTATTTAGACATACTACAAGATAATATACTAGAGATTACAAATAATTTTGATAAGGATATGTACTCCAATATGCCCCTTATAATTACAAATCTTTATCATGTAAGAAAATAGATGTCGTATAGTTGATGTAGTCAGATTTATTTCTTGGGTTTTGCATTTTTTCCTGATGATTGTGTTCTGTTGCTAGGCTAACAGCACAGGAGTGGGAGTTATTGGGGTTATAGAGTGTAACCACCTTAAACCAACTCACAACAAGCAGGACTTTGACGATACAGACGAGTACAGGTGCGTTTGACTAACATTTCCAGATATAACAAGTGTTATTCATCTACTCAATGTAGTTTAATGTAGTACTCTACAGAATACATCAACAAGCCAAAAAATCATAGGCTCTGTAAGACCTCTAAAAGTGCCTTGTGTTAACTGGCACCAGTATGACCAGCAGATTCTATAAGCATtgtaagttcaattcaattaaattttaaataacacatttaacatTGGCCAATAGTGAGGACCAGTGTCAGAATTATCAAATTCACAAAAGGTttagcagaacattgcccagagaaTCACTCTCTCTCCAGCAGCATGTCTTCTTCCCATAGTGTATCTCTGGGCCATAGACATGATGTAAAACAAAATGAGACTTATTAGACCAGCTGTCTTCCATTTCTTCAAGGTCTGATATATGCTGATATATACATGTCCGTGATGCTTTTAATGGGGTTACCATGGGCACCATGACTAGTCTGTAGCAACTAAGCCACATAACCCAGCAGGTGATATAGCACATTCCTTCAATGACCAGCATTACATTTTCTGGTACTTTTATGACAGTTGATCTGATGGGAAAATCGTTAATGGAGCCTTTATTGCATTTTGATGAGCCTTGGAAGCCCAAAACACTAGTGCTGGTTCGAGGAACTGTCTGAATACCACACTCATTTGGTATTCAGCACTGTTGACCAGAAGCACTCTTAATTTTGCTATTTCAAACCTGTACAGACCTAATCATCTGGCATTAATGATTTGGCCTGCATTCCTGCCTATTTTCcctccatcaaacaccaccaACTAGAACTGTTTTTTGCTTACCTTAGGACACCTAATGTATGATATACCTTAAGAGATAAGAGATATCTCTTATCTTGTTAAGAGATAATCAACAATATTTGCTTCATCTGTGAGTGGTCattatgttttggatcattgggTATAAGTATATAATTGGGTTAAGTATactttatgtacagtagtgcAGTTAAGAATGTTGATAAAGAATGCTATTTTTTGCCTGTACAGGAGACTCATGCTGAATGTAGGTTATAAACTGGAGGAGTACTGGAAGGAAGTTCGTTTTAGACATCAGAAAAACCTGAACTGCAAAGAACCAATTGAAAATACTGCGTAAgtttaaaagcacacacacacacacacacacacacacctcacacatacacacacatgcaggaatTGCTTTGCTGAAGAAAATGCATGCATCATCTATTTCTGATTTTGCACCTTGACATATTGAGTCACAAAGATTCCAGTGGttctgatatttaaaaaaatgctataatagaatataaatacTGATAGTAAAGTGCAAATCAATTTGAAGAAATAATCTAAAGGTTCAGCGTGCTTCAGGACACACCAAACCCAATAAAACATTATGTGGGGGTttaatgggagagagagaccagtCACTTATGGAATACAGTACATCTCCATTACAATGTTTTAAATAGACACAGGTCAGGTATCTAAGGTTTGTAGAATATACCTACTACATAAACAGATATCATGTACTGTATTAAAGGCCGCATTGATGTCCAGTACCTATTTCATCCTGGTCTGGGTCTGTACATTTTGAGGAAATATCTACggtagataataataaaatttcagGGGATGCCTGCAAACAGAAATAACTACAGGAGTGGTTGGAAATGGGATTGCTATTTCTGCATGCACATATGAAACATGCATAAGAAGCTGTCTTCAATCCTGCATATTAGAAGTTACCTTTTACAGGTTCATGAGTTGAATTCCCTATCTGACATAGCCAAACAATTCAGCCACATTTGCATGTTGTGCTTAGTTTATGATTGGTTGAACAggttgtgtatttttgtttactttacaGGAAGCAGCCAGATCAAACCTGGGTTCAGTGTGATGATTGTTTGAAGTGGCGAAAAATTCCAGATGGTGTTGATGCTAAAAAACTGCCTAAAAAGTGGTTCTGCCACATGAACCCTGATGAAaaattcaggtgtgtgtgtgtgtgtgtgtgtgtgtgcctttttttctgtctctctctctctctctctctctctctctctctctctctttctgcgtACTTGCTCATGAAAGTATCTGATATTCTCAGGAGTTGTACAGTCGAAGAGGAGCCGGAGAATGCTGATGAAGAACCGCCTAGATGCGGGACACTCTACAGAGAGTAGTGAGTACTGAGTAATGTTATTTGCAAAACTATTTCTTCTAACATATATAGTATTTCTTTTGATGTCATATATAATCTGTATGTACTTTCAAACAGTGAGAGAAATCAGTGGCAGGAGGAGAAAAACAGGCAACAGGTGATCATGCTGTTAAGCATAATATAGAGCTTGTCATATAGATCTATAATATGGTATGACTTGAACATATGTCAAGATAGTAATGTACATAGCTAAATGAAATTACTTGTCATTTGTAATGTGCACAGTTATAATGCGTTAAAACAAATCTTCAtaattacagtgttacagtgttgaAACTGCttgtataaacaaacacattgttCAGTCTGCCTTTGCCTTCATCCACCTGAGTTTTGATCCAACAGAGATCTTTTAAACTCATTCAATCCTGCCAAACAACACACAGCTCCACCCCAATTTCCTCTTCTCTGACATGTGCAAGTAAGGACTTATTTTATCTATTTcaaagcatttattatttaccaGTTTGTTTTCTGCAACCtatgttttaacttttttagGCTTCAGACCTTCAGTTCACATTCAGGACCCTCCTCTTATTATTACTCCTACAAGGTACTGTGATCATTCTGTCCCTCCGTCTGTCTCATGCACCTTCACATTGACATGATCTTCTGAGCACCTTTATTTCAGGACGAAGAGAACTCTAGGCCAGAGTCAAGAGGCGATGGAGATAAAGAAAGTTAGAAGAAAAGGTTCTGTGGACAGCATACCAGATAGTGCGTTAACATCCACGGCCTCACCTGGCATGTGCAACTCTGGCAATGATGCTAATGAAGCAGAAAGTGAAATAGCACCAATGGACAATAGTGATGATCACAGCGCAGTGCAACAGAAACAAATCAATCACATAACACAGACCAGTTCTGAGGACCAATTGAACTACAAAGTGCTGTATCTGAAGGCCATGGAGGAAATAAAGCAGCTCCAACAAAAGCTAATGGAGCaagaaaaggcagaaaaagAGCTTATGGGAAAGGTGAGTGTATGATGGCTAGAAACTAGAGTCACATttgtaaatgttaacatttaaaatggaaCTTAAATCATTACTGAACTCATTAAAAACAATGCAATAATTCTGATGCAAAGTCGGTTTGTTTCacaaattattacaattatctTCCTGGCCTTCCTTCTTTGTACAAAATCCTCAGGTGGACGTTCTAGAAGCTAACAAGTGCACGCTGTCAACCTGCTGTAAGAGCCTGCAGAAGGATTTAGAGgacataaagagagaaaataaaaaggtgaAGTTAAGTGCAGAAGATCAAAGTGTCCAGACAGATTTTCAAATTTCCTCCACAGAAGAAAGTGCAACAACATCAACAGAAGCCTCCAACCTAAGAAGAGGAATAGATTTGCAATTTGGGACACAGATGCATGAGAATGAGGACAGAAGAGGAAGTGGACaagaaaacaataacacacagttaTGCAGGTAAGATCTCTATTCTAGTAATATGCaaacaagaaaaatacagataatGAGTTAAACTGATGTCTTGTTCAACTAGAcagatttttaatgaaatattatttaagcAATCATTACCTCTGTGtcttaatttattttagaagAATTAGTCATTAGAAAACCCCTCTGAAATTAGAAAACCCTTCTGAAAATGGAAACCCTTCTGAAATTAGAAAACACTTGTGCAATGATTTTCAGCACAGCACAGCTGAACATCATTGTACTGAAGCAATTAAGCAAGACTTTCCTATGCATCTATATCTGGTCGGTGGGTTAGATTTTGTCTGTAGTGCATTGGCCACATTTTAAATAGTGTATTTTTACATGATACATTTTGTACAGTTCACATGATAACATACTGTTGATTATCTGCCGTTTGAGACAATAACTCAAATAGAGTCTCTCTTCTTTTTAGCCTCAGATTAAGAGAACTCAGAGAAAGTGTGGGACGTCTCCTGGCCACCTTAGTCCCTGCTCTGGACCTTCAGCAAGTAAACCATGATTCTGAAGACATTGATGAGATGCTCAATCAGGTTATCAATCAAATCTCTATGACAGAGGCAGCCTCTACATAGAAACAGTGGTGACCCAGAAGACTGCAAACTTTTATAAATCATTTGGTTTGGATAATGCAAAAAAGAACTACAAGCATGTCCgtaatattttattagtttttactGTTTCCATTATGTTAAACttaaaaatatcttaatatttaaagcACATTTTCAATTTTACATGTATTATATAAGTAAGAAAAATTATGAGTGTTTAGAACAACATAGTCAGTTCATGTTTTAGAaatcttttatacttttattttttcctttttctctttttttaatttccacaaTACATGTCCCTTTCTATGCCTAAATTACTGCTGTCATCATTCAGTGCTGTTCTAAAATTGTATACAAATAAAGACAACTTGTTTATATAGTTTGCTGTGCAGTTATCTTGCTTGTATCATGcaaaacattatatacattaagcCCCCTTTTTTACCCTGTGTTTCTTGCACTGTGGCAGAAAGCTGAGTTCCATTAATTATACACAATTATACCCCTCATCTCCATTCATAAAACCCTGCTAAGCTCAATGTCACAATATTATAGTAGAATATGTACAACAAAAATGTACATCTACTCTTCCTATGATGGTTTTAAAGCTGAGATGGATCAGTCATACAATCTaagacaatattttttttttccttttctataTTGTACAAGTGTGAAGTGCAATTAAAAAGGAACACATTGTTTCATGGGTATAACAGTTCCCTTGCACATGACCTGGAGGTTTGTATACTCATACTCGACATGTTCTGTTAGGATTAACATGTGACATTGTCTGGCAAAACAAAGTGTACTGACAAAGGGTACAACAAGTTTACAGTCTGGATTTAAACAGATAACGTGGGAAATCGCCATTGTTGGTGATAATGGAGTTAAAATTAAATCTAGATTTAATGGGCCTAACACCTGGTATTTATGAAGGACTGAAAATATTAATGTGTTCTGTGAAAATCATTTACTTTGTGTGCAAATAATGTTGCTTCTTTTCAACTTTAGATCTCATTGTATTTGGATGGTAGTCTGTACAAAGCATATTTTGCCATCTATTCTACCTTTTGCTGTTTGTACTACAAGAAAATTACACTGTGAGAAAAACTATGTAGACACCCAAGTGTCCCCAAAcacatatgtggttcttccccaaactgttgcctcAAAGTTAAACGCAATGATTTGTCAAGAATGTCTTAGTATGCTGCAGCATTACAGTTTCATTTAACATGGTTTACATCTTGCACCACAGAACTCCACAACCAAGATCAGCAGCTATTGCCCTTTAgatgaatgatcacaaatacCCACAACCCCACACTAAGATCTAGTGTAAAGCCTTCCACAAGAATTGAGCTTATTAGAACAGCAAATGGGACTTTTTACATATAGTAAAAATACATTGATGTCCTGAAATGTTAAGGCTCTGATTTacaaatatcaaaaataaaGAGCAATAATATGTGAGTGCAGATTGTTGGCATTTTTTCAAACGCAAGCTctgtaaatgaatatatatatgacacCATACATAAATACTGAACAAGTAcagtatttttttcacattgtaTCCTGTATTTCAGCACTTGTGACAAACCATTTTGTGGGGGACGTGAAAAattacattcaagcacacacaataatttattcagcacggtgcaaatacatttcggcagtcattcctttttcaaacgctctaataaaaaattatgagCCAGTAAATTTCTTaatgatttgtttcatttatttatactgtgcATAAAGGACacaatgcaacacacacacacagtaatgaagCGTCTGAGGATCCATTAACTTTATTACAACTCTCGCGGTacaacaggcaagggtcaatGTCGGCAAACACATCAATTTAGAGAAGGCAGTAATGGTGGTCAAGATAACAGGCAGCGGGTCAAGACAGGCGGCAAACAATCGGAAGACAGGAATACAAAACAAAGTAACAAACCGGGAAAATCACAGAACAGGAAACACTCAGACTGATAGCCATGACAAATCAGCTTAAGTAGGAAATGGGTGATTGGAAGCAGGTAGCGGTGTAATCAGTCCCGGTAAGCGgattatgggaaatgtagtccGATAACTACTAATACTCAGGagaaggttccctctggtggcgatCGGAGGACGAGGCAGGCGCTTCaaccatgacacacacactaaagtacAGCACAGCGATTAATTAatcaaatacaatacaatttacaGTGTGGATATATTTATACCTCCCGGCTTAAACATCTCATACAGTACACTCTAATAAAGGTAAAGTGCAGCACAGCAAATTCAGAAAAAACAAAGAGGTATTTTAACATGTACGTATGTTACCATAACACTGTTtccaaatacaatacaatttacaGTGTGGATATATTTACCTAAACATTTGTTTCATATTTCTCATCTTTTTCACATAttgtcagaaaaacaaattgcAATTTAAGCCCTTTTTTGATGAGATAAACAATATTGAACATGCAAACCAacattaacatactgtaggAGCAACAACTTGCACCTTCCAgcttaaacatctctctctctctttatctttctctcactcaattTCTGTCACTTgctcattcacacatacacacacctatacacacatacacctcaaAAAAGAAGAATTCTCCAATTGCTATGCTTGGAGCTGAAACGCCTGACAAATTCATCCAAATCTAATGACCTGGCCCGTCGGGATTCAATGCTTCTCCCAAGTTGCATCGACACATTACTGCCGCTAGTGCCGCGAATTGTttggggtggaattgcatctgtgatcatTGTGAAatattctccggttgctcttctcatCGACGATtcatggaacgggggccaatcaggggccaatcagattttagcaggggccagggcccctgtggccccgcctctagaaccgcccctgaaggtatgcttcagaaaactgagtcggaacgacaaactaaaaatcaaaacaaaaatcaaaacaaacgtgtagccaatgagcagaaaggggcgggtacttcttgccttatcgtaagcatttcttcgctttctttgttttcttttctttgtttttatcctccatgtcaatgttaaaaccgctttctgctaatgtcacacgtcacaaaaataaataggctttaatgaaacacggcttgtaacaaaaataaataggctttaacgaaacacggcttgtaacaaaaaataaaacatttgcagtaaacagtagcccactaagaaagtcattggtcactattttcctcctgtgcactgaaaccactgatgtcatctccttcggtgtcggagttaacccgttcggcaatttcattcgtctaatgaaagcttcatgccgccaaaaaactgagcacgtcacagaatgtggtttttttttgaagaaaaaaaaattttaaaaatcgagaaaaatccatatattagccgcgtcattgtttaagccgcaaggttcaaagcgtgggaaaaaagttgTGGCTTTTAGCAAACCAATTTACTTCTGCTTTAATAACATTTGCGGCACCTTTATATTACGAGAAAGGTATTTCCTTCCCTTGTATTCGGGTCGAAAGCGTAGGTTGCCAGGTCCTCTTAAAGATACTAACTGAAGTTAAATATTCTCATCAACAATTAGATACAGTTAGATACAGTCATATgaaaaagtttaggaacccctgacaatttcattttcatttataaatatttgggtgtttggatcagcaatttcattttgatctatcaaataactgaaggacaatatttaatatttaatagtaatattacagtagtgaaatgaggttcctttagcagaaataacagcctctagacacttcctatagcctgtaatgagtgtctggattctggatgaatgtattttggaccattcctcctaacaaaacatctccagttcagttaggtttgatggttgccgagcatgcacagcccgcttcaaaccacctcacagatgttcaatgatattcaggtctggggactgggatggccattccagaacattgtacttgtttctCTGCATAAATtctgagcagtgttttgggtcgttgtcttgttgtaATATAAAGCCCtggcgtaacttcaactttgtgactgagcCCTCAACATTATTcccaagaatctgctgatattgagtggaatccatgcgactctcaactggccacacagccccacagcatgatgaaaCCTCCACCAAATTAAAACCCCTTGTTacgaccaaataactcaatatTTGATTCATCACTCcccagcaccttattccaaaatgaagctggcttgtccaaagtgcatttgcatacctcaagcgactccgtttgtggcaatttttgttttcaggtcatgaTTGTTTGAAGTGGCAAAAAATTCCAGATGGTGTTGATGCTAAAAACTGCCTAAAAATTGGTTCTGCCACATGAACTCTGACCCTCAATTCAGGTGCGTTTGTGTatctctttctatttctgtttatgtgtatttgtttgtgttctcaTGTAAATGATAACATAGTTCCATCAGGACATCAGAAGTTGTACAGATGAAGAAGAGCTTGAGGATTCTGATGATGAACAAGCTAAATCTGGAAAAcctacaaaaaaacagtgagGAATAGTT
The genomic region above belongs to Tachysurus vachellii isolate PV-2020 chromosome 8, HZAU_Pvac_v1, whole genome shotgun sequence and contains:
- the LOC132849976 gene encoding MORC family CW-type zinc finger protein 3-like gives rise to the protein MATPTNPRIPLCLLSPQFLHTNSTSHTWPFSAIAELIDNAYDPDANAKQLWINKTAVKDQEDCLIFMDNGKGIDYDKMHKMLSFGFSDKQTVKGHVPVGLYGNGFKSGSMRLGKDAIVFSKKANSMCVGFLSQTYLKAIGAQNIIVPIVMFTKTGQTVSAHPEHADCLQHILEYSLFNTKEELLSEFSVIEGLSVHASGTRIIIWNLRRTSSGELEFDFMKDPYDIRIPIDVYESTREPKKQQNQTCMSVPESEYSLRANSTGVGVIGVIECNHLKPTHNKQDFDDTDEYRRLMLNVGYKLEEYWKEVRFRHQKNLNCKEPIENTAKQPDQTWVQCDDCLKWRKIPDGVDAKKLPKKWFCHMNPDEKFRSCTVEEEPENADEEPPRCGTLYREYERNQWQEEKNRQQRSFKLIQSCQTTHSSTPISSSLTCASFRPSVHIQDPPLIITPTRTKRTLGQSQEAMEIKKVRRKGSVDSIPDSALTSTASPGMCNSGNDANEAESEIAPMDNSDDHSAVQQKQINHITQTSSEDQLNYKVLYLKAMEEIKQLQQKLMEQEKAEKELMGKVDVLEANKCTLSTCCKSLQKDLEDIKRENKKVKLSAEDQSVQTDFQISSTEESATTSTEASNLRRGIDLQFGTQMHENEDRRGSGQENNNTQLCSLRLRELRESVGRLLATLVPALDLQQVNHDSEDIDEMLNQVINQISMTEAAST